A genomic segment from Desulfomicrobium macestii encodes:
- a CDS encoding AMP-binding protein, translating into MKSDLELTASDLRALLASLIRGSGLHASKAHYLLANSLDMDALASMQPSQSGLQESELRSVAHAFAEMLCIPGTAVDQLMSCSSMDEWAQCALGFWRANPAELVFKTSGSTGTPNACKQSFALLEQEIQAQAEIFKEHTRIVTLVPRHHIYGFLFSILLPKALGTPVLDLPLVPSRNQMKQLRPGDLVVAFPMFWKSLAVLAPAFPPEVCGVTSTGPCPADVIHGLLNLGLCRITEVYGSSETGGIGTRHHPDQAYTLLPFWEPLTIQPDHPTILTRRLPNGETAGAFELPDLVHWETARTFRPLKRQDKCVQVAGVNVYPEKVADCLRGHAMVRSCAVRLMRPDEGQRLKAFVVLKDESRIDAFRRDIRTWLVQRLSASEIPKSLTFGTALPTNDMGKDADWD; encoded by the coding sequence ATGAAATCGGATCTCGAACTCACAGCGTCCGACCTGCGGGCTTTGCTGGCCAGTCTGATACGCGGCTCCGGGTTACACGCCAGCAAGGCACATTACCTCCTGGCCAACAGCCTGGACATGGATGCTCTCGCGTCGATGCAACCCTCGCAATCAGGTCTGCAGGAATCCGAACTGCGCAGCGTGGCTCACGCCTTTGCTGAAATGCTGTGCATTCCAGGCACTGCCGTAGACCAGCTCATGAGTTGTTCGAGCATGGACGAGTGGGCCCAATGCGCGCTCGGGTTCTGGCGCGCCAATCCTGCCGAACTTGTTTTCAAGACATCCGGCAGCACAGGCACCCCCAACGCCTGCAAGCAATCTTTCGCCCTCTTGGAACAGGAAATTCAGGCTCAGGCGGAAATTTTCAAGGAGCACACGCGCATCGTCACTTTGGTTCCCAGGCATCATATTTATGGATTCCTTTTTTCCATTCTCCTGCCCAAGGCCTTGGGAACTCCGGTCCTTGATCTCCCCCTTGTCCCTTCGCGAAACCAGATGAAACAATTGCGGCCTGGCGACCTGGTCGTAGCCTTTCCCATGTTCTGGAAATCCTTGGCAGTGCTTGCGCCCGCCTTTCCGCCCGAAGTCTGCGGCGTGACATCAACAGGCCCCTGCCCAGCGGATGTCATCCATGGCCTGCTGAACCTGGGACTATGCCGTATAACGGAAGTTTATGGTTCCTCGGAAACCGGAGGCATCGGCACGCGCCATCATCCGGATCAAGCCTACACGCTGCTTCCGTTTTGGGAACCGCTCACCATACAGCCAGACCATCCAACAATACTCACGCGCCGACTTCCGAACGGAGAAACCGCAGGAGCCTTCGAACTGCCCGATCTCGTCCACTGGGAGACAGCCCGAACCTTCCGGCCGCTGAAACGTCAGGACAAGTGTGTCCAGGTAGCTGGTGTCAACGTGTATCCGGAAAAAGTGGCCGACTGCCTCCGCGGCCATGCCATGGTACGCTCGTGCGCGGTGCGTCTCATGCGTCCGGATGAAGGGCAAAGGCTCAAGGCCTTCGTCGTCCTCAAGGATGAGAGCCGGATCGACGCGTTTCGACGCGACATCCGTACGTGGTTGGTCCAGAGACTGTCCGCGAGCGAAATCCCGAAATCCCTGACCTTTGGGACCGCGCTGCCTACCAACGACATGGGCAAGGACGCTGACTGGGATTGA
- a CDS encoding beta-ketoacyl synthase N-terminal-like domain-containing protein, with amino-acid sequence MRMAVEGMGIVSAVGNGLQDLAQAARHMLREESQTIEFSKIDTSNLVRHASSRALRRVDHFTRMALLAAYSALEDAGLDAAELEHTGIVLATGYGPVKLTFDFLDSIIDFGPEMASPQAFAHSVHNIPAATVALMMTLRGPCFSICQLDTAVAAATLTAQTWLAEKRVTRVLLGAVDEHTALLEINAQRIAENLSAEISGGRRGLAPGEGAVFFCLHADPEHARHGFIENASLSKTYPDAPIFFSGSASPAQRNTLPPMHDFSPLYGNIPIGMAFDATVALLTVQGRLGPVMDECPAVHCLSRNRFGMTGSILVTSREYA; translated from the coding sequence ATGCGCATGGCCGTAGAAGGAATGGGAATCGTGAGCGCCGTGGGCAATGGTCTCCAGGATCTGGCCCAGGCCGCACGGCATATGTTGCGGGAAGAAAGCCAGACCATCGAGTTCTCGAAGATCGACACAAGCAATCTCGTCCGACATGCGTCCTCCCGGGCATTGCGCAGAGTAGATCATTTCACCCGAATGGCGCTCCTGGCGGCATATTCAGCACTTGAAGATGCGGGGCTTGATGCCGCAGAACTCGAACACACCGGGATTGTTCTGGCCACGGGCTACGGACCGGTCAAGCTGACCTTCGACTTTCTTGACTCCATCATCGACTTCGGCCCGGAAATGGCCTCGCCTCAGGCGTTCGCGCATTCCGTCCACAACATTCCCGCCGCCACCGTCGCGTTGATGATGACTTTGCGCGGGCCGTGTTTCAGTATCTGCCAACTCGACACGGCCGTTGCGGCGGCGACCCTGACAGCTCAAACTTGGCTGGCTGAAAAACGCGTGACGCGCGTTCTGCTCGGCGCCGTGGACGAGCATACAGCCCTGCTTGAAATAAATGCCCAGCGCATTGCCGAAAATCTGTCTGCCGAAATCTCTGGTGGGCGGCGCGGGCTTGCCCCCGGAGAGGGGGCCGTCTTTTTCTGCCTGCACGCCGACCCAGAGCATGCACGCCACGGCTTCATCGAAAATGCTTCCCTCTCAAAAACGTATCCCGATGCCCCGATCTTTTTCTCCGGGTCCGCAAGCCCGGCGCAACGAAACACCCTTCCTCCGATGCATGACTTCTCCCCGCTTTACGGCAACATACCCATCGGTATGGCCTTCGATGCGACCGTGGCTCTGCTCACAGTGCAGGGACGGCTGGGGCCGGTCATGGACGAATGCCCTGCCGTGCATTGTCTGAGCAGGAATCGATTCGGCATGACTGGCAGCATTCTCGTAACATCCCGAGAATACGCATGA
- a CDS encoding beta-ketoacyl-[acyl-carrier-protein] synthase family protein encodes MLRMEPVSVTGMGCVCAAGTNLKDILRALEAGQRAPLPPSRFKSGHTRTYPVFEVPEHVRCEQKNGPDLSMTAHFALHAVKEALLQAGLAISDLDTSRVGVCIGTSVGASLNLLDFYRGTRAGQTPDLEPVHRYLNSNPAVTLAHALGTTGPVQTVVNACSSGADAIGLAASWIAQGICDIVIAGGADEMSEVTYNGFIRLMISDQSPCRPFDKSRGGLNLGEGAGIVILEASASREKRNAGELATILGYGTAADAHHLTAPHPQGVGLKLAISDALDAAGLTTADISFINAHGTGTANNDTVEATVLNELFPQTPFISTKGMTGHTLGAAGAIEAIFTMGHLAAGGIPASAGFSEEDPALSASPARRHTPVHGKAAISQSLAFGGNNTVLVIGKGRAI; translated from the coding sequence ATGCTGCGCATGGAACCTGTCAGCGTTACCGGAATGGGTTGCGTCTGCGCCGCCGGCACGAATCTGAAAGATATCCTGCGTGCTCTGGAGGCCGGACAACGCGCTCCCCTCCCCCCATCGCGTTTCAAAAGTGGACACACCAGAACCTACCCTGTCTTCGAAGTGCCTGAACACGTCCGTTGCGAACAAAAAAACGGTCCTGATCTGTCCATGACCGCACATTTTGCACTGCATGCCGTAAAAGAGGCTCTCCTGCAGGCCGGTCTTGCAATTTCCGATCTTGATACGAGTAGGGTTGGAGTCTGTATCGGTACTTCCGTGGGGGCATCTCTCAACCTTCTGGACTTCTATCGGGGCACACGAGCGGGGCAGACACCCGACCTTGAACCCGTGCACCGATATCTCAACTCCAATCCGGCCGTGACTTTGGCCCATGCCTTGGGCACCACCGGCCCTGTCCAGACCGTTGTCAACGCGTGCTCGTCCGGCGCCGACGCCATCGGCTTGGCCGCATCCTGGATAGCCCAGGGAATATGCGATATCGTTATCGCTGGCGGTGCGGACGAAATGTCCGAAGTGACCTACAATGGATTCATCCGGCTGATGATCTCGGATCAATCGCCCTGCCGCCCATTCGACAAGTCACGAGGCGGGCTGAACCTGGGCGAGGGGGCGGGGATCGTCATCCTGGAAGCCTCAGCCAGCCGTGAAAAGCGAAATGCCGGTGAACTTGCGACAATCCTCGGCTACGGTACAGCTGCCGACGCCCATCACCTGACCGCCCCGCATCCGCAAGGAGTGGGACTCAAGCTGGCCATATCGGACGCGCTCGACGCAGCAGGCCTCACGACCGCGGACATCTCCTTCATCAATGCCCACGGCACGGGAACCGCTAACAACGACACTGTCGAGGCTACCGTGCTCAATGAACTTTTTCCGCAAACTCCGTTCATCTCCACGAAAGGCATGACCGGGCACACTCTTGGAGCGGCAGGAGCCATCGAGGCAATCTTTACCATGGGCCATCTGGCGGCTGGCGGCATTCCAGCCAGCGCGGGATTTTCCGAAGAAGATCCGGCCCTGAGTGCAAGCCCTGCCCGGAGGCATACCCCTGTACATGGAAAGGCGGCCATATCTCAGTCACTGGCCTTTGGCGGCAACAATACGGTACTTGTCATCGGCAAAGGGAGGGCGATCTGA
- a CDS encoding phosphopantetheine-binding protein gives MDIKKQLKQTLISELNLEDLVPDDIDDGAPLFGDGLGLDSLDAVEIVVLVQRLYGVEIKDMDEGRRAFQSINALAEFITERRS, from the coding sequence ATGGATATTAAAAAACAACTCAAGCAGACCCTGATAAGCGAACTCAATCTCGAAGATCTGGTCCCGGATGATATCGACGACGGAGCCCCGCTGTTTGGCGACGGCCTCGGTCTTGACTCCCTTGACGCAGTGGAGATCGTGGTTCTTGTGCAACGCCTTTACGGGGTGGAAATCAAGGACATGGACGAAGGCCGAAGAGCTTTCCAATCCATCAACGCCTTGGCCGAGTTCATTACAGAGCGCCGGAGTTAG
- a CDS encoding lysophospholipid acyltransferase family protein: MTHQRWTSRSIGSRLQHGIFYLLIRTLGRRPAYVLLFFVVLWYTLRPMTRARSAPYLARRFPKTGRLQRLRHCFLLNWNFGLTLIDRAASGILGQFSITASQDDGQTLKTLLSEGRGLILLTGHFGCWQTSSTGLDGIETPVHVLMHRAPDDIDRQHFEHAGTDAPFRIIDPCGYLGGSLEMLDALTKGHILGIMGDRTFGNDRNTVSVPFLGGSVRLPFSAYRLASVTGAPILVFFSSRIGPGQARHEIARIIRVPRGLGRSRENYIPYARQFALALEEMVKANPYQFFNFYDMWEN, translated from the coding sequence ATGACACACCAACGCTGGACAAGCCGAAGTATCGGGTCACGCCTTCAACATGGAATTTTTTACCTGCTGATCCGGACGCTGGGCAGAAGACCCGCCTATGTCCTGCTTTTTTTTGTCGTGCTCTGGTACACCCTGCGCCCCATGACCAGGGCCCGCTCAGCGCCTTATCTTGCGCGTCGCTTTCCCAAAACGGGAAGGCTGCAACGCCTGCGGCATTGTTTCCTGCTGAACTGGAATTTTGGGCTCACCCTGATCGACCGCGCGGCTTCCGGCATCCTCGGCCAGTTTTCCATCACAGCCAGCCAGGACGATGGACAGACCCTCAAAACGCTGCTGAGCGAAGGACGGGGCCTCATCCTGCTGACCGGACATTTCGGCTGCTGGCAAACATCCAGCACTGGCCTCGACGGCATTGAGACACCCGTACACGTGCTTATGCATCGCGCGCCTGACGACATTGACCGCCAGCATTTCGAGCACGCAGGAACTGACGCCCCTTTTCGCATCATCGACCCCTGCGGATATCTGGGCGGAAGCCTTGAAATGCTCGATGCGCTTACCAAAGGGCATATTCTCGGAATCATGGGCGACCGTACGTTCGGCAATGATCGCAACACAGTGAGCGTCCCCTTTCTCGGTGGCAGTGTGCGCCTGCCTTTCAGCGCCTACAGGCTGGCCTCGGTCACGGGCGCTCCGATTCTCGTTTTCTTTTCCAGCAGGATCGGTCCCGGCCAAGCAAGACACGAAATCGCCCGGATTATCCGCGTTCCGCGGGGCCTGGGACGATCCAGGGAAAATTACATCCCTTACGCACGGCAATTCGCGCTGGCCCTGGAAGAAATGGTCAAAGCGAACCCTTATCAATTCTTCAACTTTTACGACATGTGGGAAAATTAG
- a CDS encoding DUF2062 domain-containing protein, with protein MPAKPDTALDSRVMVVIPVYNHGATLRSVVEGVLSRHVHVLVVDDGSDDIPPHALDDLPVRIVRHEQNRGKGAAIRTGANVARSLGMSHIVTIDADGQHDPADLPLLLDAIARDENAIIVGARDFNTANVPGSSRFGRKFSNFWLRVQTGIAISDVQSGFRAYPLAVLEKLRFTENHYSFEVEILVRAAWAGFRLSEVDITVYYPPKGERVSHFRAFMDNLRLSLLNTRLTMRAIIPIPHRTFSQDETGAISAIHPLKSLRILLASEATPRELAMAAAMGMFLGTIPLIGLHSITILLVAGWFRMNKVVGLAVSQLCMPPFVPALCIEAGHFMRHGSFLTEISLQTLGYEALQRIWEWLLGSLLLAPILSLLIGGIVFVMAKGISMGLNGRSENEPQVRP; from the coding sequence ATGCCTGCCAAGCCTGACACAGCCCTGGATAGTCGCGTGATGGTAGTCATCCCGGTCTACAATCACGGAGCAACGCTACGCTCCGTGGTGGAGGGGGTGCTGAGCAGGCATGTGCACGTCCTGGTCGTGGATGACGGCAGCGACGACATCCCGCCGCACGCCCTGGACGATCTGCCTGTAAGGATTGTCCGCCATGAGCAGAACCGTGGCAAAGGCGCGGCCATCCGAACAGGTGCAAATGTGGCGCGCTCCTTGGGAATGTCCCACATTGTCACCATTGACGCGGACGGGCAGCATGACCCGGCCGATCTGCCATTGCTCCTGGACGCCATCGCCCGGGACGAAAATGCCATCATCGTTGGAGCCCGTGACTTCAACACCGCGAATGTGCCCGGTTCTTCTCGCTTCGGGCGAAAATTTTCCAATTTCTGGCTCAGAGTCCAAACCGGCATCGCCATTTCAGATGTGCAAAGCGGTTTTCGGGCCTATCCGCTGGCGGTTCTTGAAAAGCTGCGGTTTACTGAAAATCACTACAGCTTCGAGGTCGAAATTCTGGTTCGTGCCGCCTGGGCCGGCTTCCGATTGTCCGAGGTTGACATTACCGTGTATTATCCGCCCAAAGGTGAGAGAGTGTCGCACTTCAGAGCCTTCATGGACAATCTGCGTCTTTCCCTCCTGAATACCAGGCTCACCATGAGGGCCATCATACCCATTCCGCATCGAACCTTCAGCCAGGACGAAACAGGCGCCATATCAGCCATTCATCCGCTGAAATCCCTGCGCATTCTTCTGGCCAGCGAGGCCACACCAAGAGAACTGGCCATGGCCGCCGCGATGGGCATGTTTCTGGGAACCATCCCGCTTATCGGGCTGCACAGCATTACCATTCTCCTGGTAGCCGGGTGGTTTCGAATGAACAAAGTTGTCGGTCTCGCAGTAAGCCAGCTCTGCATGCCTCCATTTGTGCCGGCCCTGTGCATTGAAGCCGGGCATTTCATGCGCCATGGAAGTTTTCTGACAGAAATATCCCTGCAGACCCTTGGTTACGAAGCGCTGCAACGAATCTGGGAATGGCTTCTGGGATCCCTTCTGCTGGCTCCGATACTGTCGCTTCTCATCGGTGGCATCGTCTTTGTCATGGCCAAGGGGATTTCAATGGGCCTTAACGGTCGTTCAGAAAACGAACCGCAGGTCAGGCCATGA
- a CDS encoding lipid biosynthesis B12-binding/radical SAM protein — MRILLIATNTEIEPYPVFPLGMAVLASALLSSGHDVRQLDCLALGGDKEIIRSVCTEYRPQVIGFSLRNVDNVDSLTSHTHWALREVRELIAFIRSFCDAPLMMGGPGFSLMPEQILDYTGADFGIVGEGEEACRNVLEQLAQGQTPPRITKGTKRLQDKEMHGASPCPEIMDFYLRESGVASIQTKRGCPHTCIYCTYPALEGTKIRAREPGDVVDEIIRLKRDYSISELFFTDSVFNDGLGHWLALAEEMIRREVNISWSGFFQPIGITQDALRLCRRAGLKAMELGTDAASDATLQGLRKGFDFKTVEKINALCVEERIPCAHFIIFGGPGETELTVREGIENIGRLQHCVVCAFLGIRIYPNTALVRHAIEEGSLDPAASCLEPTYYFSPHIDPAKVETQLTQAFKGRRDRLFPPSKGQEQMAVMRKFGYRGILWDSLIRYPASNEKEPSIYACQA; from the coding sequence ATGCGGATTCTGCTCATCGCCACGAATACTGAAATCGAGCCGTATCCTGTCTTCCCCCTGGGAATGGCCGTCCTTGCGAGCGCGCTTTTGTCCTCCGGGCATGACGTTCGTCAGCTCGACTGCCTGGCTCTCGGTGGCGACAAAGAGATAATCCGCAGCGTCTGCACCGAATATCGTCCACAGGTCATAGGTTTTTCCCTTCGCAACGTAGACAACGTGGACTCGCTGACATCGCACACGCATTGGGCACTGCGCGAGGTGCGTGAACTGATCGCCTTTATCCGCTCTTTTTGCGATGCACCTTTGATGATGGGGGGCCCTGGCTTTTCGCTCATGCCTGAACAAATCCTGGACTACACGGGGGCCGACTTTGGCATTGTCGGCGAAGGCGAGGAGGCCTGTCGCAATGTTCTCGAACAACTCGCGCAGGGCCAGACACCCCCACGAATCACCAAAGGAACAAAACGGTTGCAGGACAAGGAAATGCACGGCGCATCTCCCTGCCCCGAGATCATGGACTTCTATCTGCGTGAAAGTGGGGTCGCCAGCATCCAGACCAAACGCGGATGTCCGCATACATGTATCTACTGCACCTACCCCGCCCTTGAAGGGACGAAAATCCGAGCGCGAGAGCCCGGCGACGTGGTTGACGAAATCATACGACTGAAACGTGACTACAGTATTTCCGAACTTTTTTTCACTGACTCGGTCTTCAACGATGGCCTGGGCCATTGGTTGGCACTGGCCGAAGAAATGATCAGGCGCGAGGTGAACATCTCCTGGAGCGGATTTTTCCAGCCAATCGGCATTACCCAGGACGCATTGCGCCTCTGCCGCCGAGCCGGGCTCAAGGCCATGGAACTTGGCACGGACGCGGCATCGGACGCCACCCTGCAAGGTTTACGCAAAGGTTTTGATTTCAAGACGGTTGAAAAAATCAATGCCTTGTGTGTGGAAGAACGGATCCCATGTGCCCACTTCATCATCTTCGGTGGTCCGGGAGAAACCGAACTAACCGTGCGGGAAGGCATTGAAAACATAGGCCGGCTGCAGCATTGCGTGGTCTGCGCTTTCCTGGGAATCCGCATCTATCCGAACACAGCGCTGGTGCGGCACGCCATTGAAGAGGGCTCTCTTGATCCGGCTGCATCCTGCTTGGAACCCACCTATTATTTTTCACCGCACATTGACCCCGCAAAGGTTGAAACCCAGCTCACCCAAGCCTTCAAGGGGCGACGAGACCGACTGTTCCCACCATCCAAAGGGCAGGAGCAGATGGCCGTCATGCGCAAGTTCGGCTACCGGGGCATTCTTTGGGACTCTCTTATCCGTTATCCCGCATCCAACGAAAAGGAGCCGTCTATATATGCCTGCCAAGCCTGA